Proteins from a genomic interval of Youhaiella tibetensis:
- the addB gene encoding double-strand break repair protein AddB, translating into MSQPKVYSIAPDTPFLPTLAERILDGTLLGDWPRGEDNPFWLSDITIVLPTRRAQLALARAFAERGHGLMPDIRTFGGEAPEEEPFLPPIEADPLPQPVSRLERRLILARLIEAWSRTEQGAQTLSTPPNAAEILALADSLGQVVDDLNTEQVPASALKALAPDELAENWQRVLGFLNIALEAWPAILDGRGKADASAIRNLRLERQAATAPLVFGERPVIAAGSTGSIPATAHLLGALSRLPRGALVLPGLDPDLDYEALLRTEEAPHGHPQYGLAQLLRRLGTPPSTVVELGRPGVRAEVIRQSLALANGTARWAQTRAALLPRMAEAVKGITILGARTADEEARAIALAARGALMAHKSVGIVSPDRNLARRIAAELLRFELEVDDAAGSPLFHAPAGRLVRQILSLAANGFAPVDLVALLRSRATVLGLERAQVARLADILETRVLRGRRPGPGLAGIRALVAERREEERLAPLLDALETAIAPVCALLESDTRFSAALLARTLAEAFARVAAPGPMPGRSELEAWAEELGGREGEGPLLPATGLDQVLYKLMAGFEVRNAQPRRDDISIWGQLEARLQSPDLLILAGVNEDIWPETADPGPWLSRGMRLAAGLEPPERKQGLAAHDFEMALGNGEVIVAYAQRMGTSPALPSRLLQRLEAFIGEDAKALREKGRVWLEAARSLDTVVSPRGALRPMPRPPAAARPRRLSVTEIETLFRSPYDIYAKHVLGLRRLDPLGEEVGVRERGTMIHEVFARFIIEGHDIHAAGALATLNAMAREAFSGLEAVAERRDIWLRRFEHAARDFLAFERDRDGRIASRHAEVSGEWTFTLLDNFRLVGIADRLDVLKDGTLEIIDFKTGSVPTPADMRNFDAPQLLLEAAMAREGAFEGMEPRESSALIYMKIAAGPEAFKPTDFKPGQGFSLMGAADEVGRRLQRHVTEFLLSDARPMAARIRPDVTRRYRGTYDHLARNEEWTLLEGDEE; encoded by the coding sequence ATGAGCCAGCCGAAAGTCTATTCCATCGCCCCCGATACGCCGTTCCTGCCGACCCTGGCCGAACGCATTCTCGATGGCACCCTGCTGGGCGACTGGCCGCGCGGCGAGGACAACCCCTTCTGGCTTTCAGATATCACCATCGTGCTGCCGACGCGGCGCGCCCAGCTTGCGCTCGCCCGGGCCTTTGCCGAGCGCGGCCATGGCTTGATGCCCGACATCCGCACCTTCGGCGGGGAAGCGCCCGAAGAGGAGCCGTTCCTGCCCCCGATCGAGGCCGATCCGCTCCCCCAGCCGGTGTCGCGCCTCGAGCGCCGCCTGATCCTGGCTCGCCTCATCGAAGCCTGGTCCAGGACCGAGCAGGGGGCCCAGACGCTCTCCACCCCGCCCAACGCCGCCGAAATCCTGGCGCTCGCCGACAGCCTGGGACAGGTGGTGGACGATCTCAATACCGAGCAGGTGCCGGCTTCGGCGCTCAAGGCGCTGGCGCCTGACGAACTGGCCGAGAACTGGCAGCGCGTGCTCGGCTTCCTCAACATCGCGCTCGAAGCCTGGCCGGCGATCCTGGATGGGCGCGGCAAGGCCGATGCCAGCGCCATCCGCAACCTGCGGCTCGAACGCCAGGCCGCGACGGCGCCGCTCGTCTTCGGCGAACGCCCGGTGATCGCCGCCGGCTCCACCGGCTCGATCCCGGCCACCGCGCACCTGCTGGGCGCCTTGAGCCGGCTGCCGCGCGGGGCCCTGGTGCTGCCCGGCCTCGATCCCGACCTCGACTACGAGGCCCTGCTCAGGACCGAGGAAGCTCCGCACGGCCATCCGCAATACGGGCTGGCGCAGTTGCTGCGCCGTCTTGGGACGCCGCCATCGACGGTCGTCGAGCTCGGGCGGCCCGGCGTGCGGGCCGAGGTCATCCGGCAATCCCTGGCGCTGGCGAACGGCACTGCCCGCTGGGCGCAGACCCGCGCTGCGCTACTGCCGCGCATGGCCGAGGCGGTCAAGGGCATCACGATCCTGGGCGCGCGGACGGCCGATGAGGAAGCGCGCGCCATTGCGTTGGCGGCGCGCGGCGCCCTGATGGCGCACAAAAGCGTAGGCATCGTCTCGCCCGACCGTAACCTGGCGCGCCGGATCGCGGCCGAACTGCTGCGCTTCGAGCTAGAAGTGGACGACGCCGCCGGCTCCCCCCTCTTCCACGCGCCCGCCGGACGACTGGTGCGACAGATTCTCAGCCTTGCCGCCAACGGCTTTGCACCCGTGGACCTGGTGGCGCTGCTGCGCAGTCGCGCCACGGTGCTGGGGCTCGAGCGGGCCCAGGTGGCGCGCCTCGCCGACATTCTCGAAACGCGGGTGCTGCGCGGCCGGCGTCCGGGTCCGGGGCTCGCCGGCATCCGGGCGCTCGTCGCCGAACGGCGCGAGGAGGAGCGGCTGGCCCCGCTCCTCGATGCCCTCGAGACGGCCATCGCCCCGGTCTGCGCCCTGCTCGAAAGCGACACGCGCTTTTCGGCCGCGCTCCTGGCGCGCACGCTGGCCGAGGCCTTCGCCCGGGTGGCCGCGCCCGGCCCGATGCCGGGGCGCAGCGAACTGGAAGCCTGGGCCGAAGAACTCGGCGGACGCGAGGGCGAGGGGCCGCTGTTGCCCGCAACCGGACTCGACCAGGTGCTCTATAAGCTCATGGCCGGCTTCGAAGTGCGCAATGCCCAGCCACGGCGCGACGACATCTCCATCTGGGGGCAACTGGAAGCGCGCCTGCAAAGCCCGGACCTGCTGATCCTGGCCGGCGTCAACGAGGACATCTGGCCGGAAACTGCCGATCCCGGCCCGTGGCTGAGCCGCGGCATGCGCCTGGCGGCGGGACTGGAACCGCCCGAGCGCAAGCAGGGGCTGGCCGCCCACGACTTCGAGATGGCGTTGGGCAATGGCGAAGTCATCGTCGCCTATGCGCAACGCATGGGAACCAGCCCCGCCTTGCCCTCGCGCCTGCTCCAGCGGCTCGAAGCCTTCATCGGCGAGGACGCCAAGGCGCTGCGCGAGAAGGGCCGGGTATGGCTGGAAGCGGCACGCTCGCTCGATACGGTGGTGAGCCCGCGCGGTGCGCTGCGTCCCATGCCCCGTCCGCCCGCAGCGGCACGGCCGCGCCGGCTCTCGGTGACGGAAATCGAAACCCTTTTCCGCTCGCCCTACGACATCTACGCCAAGCATGTGCTCGGGCTGCGCCGCCTCGACCCCCTGGGCGAGGAGGTGGGGGTGCGCGAGCGCGGTACCATGATCCACGAGGTCTTCGCCCGCTTCATCATCGAAGGACACGATATCCACGCCGCCGGAGCGCTCGCAACGCTCAACGCCATGGCGCGGGAAGCGTTTTCAGGGCTCGAGGCGGTGGCAGAGCGCCGCGATATCTGGCTGCGCCGGTTCGAGCATGCGGCCCGCGATTTCCTGGCCTTCGAGCGCGACCGCGACGGGCGCATCGCATCGCGCCATGCCGAGGTTTCCGGCGAATGGACGTTCACCCTCCTCGACAATTTCCGCCTCGTGGGCATCGCCGACCGGCTGGACGTGCTCAAGGACGGCACGCTCGAGATCATCGATTTCAAGACCGGCTCGGTTCCCACACCGGCTGACATGCGCAATTTCGACGCCCCGCAACTGCTGCTCGAAGCGGCGATGGCGCGGGAAGGGGCGTTCGAGGGCATGGAGCCGCGCGAGAGCAGCGCCCTCATCTATATGAAGATCGCGGCCGGCCCCGAAGCCTTCAAGCCCACCGACTTCAAGCCGGGCCAGGGCTTTTCGCTCATGGGCGCGGCCGACGAGGTGGGGCGGCGCTTGCAGCGCCACGTCACCGAATTCCTGCTTTCCGATGCCCGGCCCATGGCCGCCCGCATCCGCCCGGACGTGACGCGCCGCTATCGCGGCACCTATGACCACCTGGCGCGCAACGAGGAATGGACGCTGCTCGAGGGGGACGAGGAATGA